A single genomic interval of Lathyrus oleraceus cultivar Zhongwan6 chromosome 7, CAAS_Psat_ZW6_1.0, whole genome shotgun sequence harbors:
- the LOC127104520 gene encoding uncharacterized protein LOC127104520 translates to MSQHQTPFGSKTTKPTHKDSTPSMDIHDDEILDVVPLSVIIGEALDLNHLMDASTYACPNQGNNSSIPSSSTNATSSKEDMHHTDRVIRNLVTRILTEGHSVKGVSTPLSKIYPSLEVEYHSEKDDDSSRSEKDMVVEGKSVASTPANASHSKKQDAANNVIDLEDDRYDDQEDNLLQHLKPSVAKRMKTRKGRYVVEMMSAKTAKKTVGVGPSKSWSKVDRTTVRKSPVKVAAVHLDNISFHLEDGAAKWKFMIQRRVAVERESGKDDVEVKEAMDLIKNVGLIKTVAGLSQCYAGLVKEFIVNIPEDIADKNNKEFCKVFVRGKCITFSPTVINNFLGRRVEGVGELEAKDNEVCREITARQVKGWPIKKHLTAGKLTVNEAAYSLSLHDLWDYPESTPWNSEY, encoded by the exons atgtcacaacatcaaactCCATTTGGTTCAAAAACTACTAAGCCTACTCACAAGGATAGCACTCCTTCCATGGACATTCACGATGATGAGATTTTGGATGTGGTCCCTCTGTCTGTTATTATAGGAGAAGCCCTTGATTTAAACCATCTCATGGATGCATCAACTTATGCATGCCCCAATCAAGGTAACAACTCTAGTATCCCTTCTAGCTCAACTAATGCCACTAGTTCTAAGGAAGATATGCaccacactgatcgtgtcataagaaacctagtcactagaatccttaCTGAAGGACATTCTGTGAAGGGAGTCTCTACTCCCCTGTCTAAAATATACCCCTCTCTTGAGGTTGAATATCATAGTGAGAAGGATGACGATTCCTCTAGATCTGAGAAGGACATGGTTGTTGAAG GAAAATCTGTGGCATCTACACCTGCCAATGCTTCCCACTCTAAGAAGCAGGATGCTGCAAACAatgtgattgacctagaggatgataggtATGATGATCAAGAGGATAACTTACTTCAACACTtaaagcctagtgtggctaagcGTATGAAGACTAGAAAAGGAAGATATGTGGTTGAAATGATGTCAGCTAAAACTGCTAAGAAGACTGTTGGTGTTGGTCCttccaaatcttggagcaaggttgat AGGACCACTGTGAGGAAGTCCCCTGTGAAAGTTGCTGCTGTGCATTTGGAtaatatctctttccatcttgaagatggagctgCCAAATGGAAATTTATGATTCAAAGAAGGGTGGCTGTAGAGAGGGAGTCAGGAAAGGATGATGTTGAAGTCAAAGAGGCCATGGACCTAATAAAGAATGTTGGGTTAATAAAGACTGTGGCTGGGTTATCTCAGTGCTATGCGGGATTggttaaggaattcattgtcaacatTCCTGAAGATATTGCTGATAAGAACAACAAGGAATTTTGCAAAGTATTTGTGAGAGGTAAGTGTATCACATTCTCTCCCACTGTCATTAATAATTTTTTGGGAAGAAGAGTAGAGGGTGTAGGTGAATTGGAAGCTAAAGACAATGAGGTATGTAGAGAAATTACAGCAAGGCAGGTGAAAGGATGGCCTATTAAAAAGCATCTTACTGCTGGGAAGCTGACTGTTAA tgaagctgcctATAGCCTTTCCCTCCATGATTTATGGGATTATCCTGAGTCAACACCCTGGAATTCTGAGTACTAA